In Oceanobacillus sp. FSL K6-2867, one DNA window encodes the following:
- the pdxT gene encoding pyridoxal 5'-phosphate synthase glutaminase subunit PdxT — translation MKIGVLGLQGAVDEHIKQINTLGLEGITVKQPEQLQEIDGLILPGGESTTISKLINHYGFADPIKEFAKSKKPIFGTCAGMVLLAKELSASEESHLGLMDICVKRNAFGRQRDSFEAKLDVKGIADPFTAVFIRAPYVENAEAHVEVLATYNEHIVAARQEHLLVSSFHPELTGDTRFLELFVQMVTENQVKELIIS, via the coding sequence ATGAAAATTGGTGTATTAGGATTACAAGGTGCGGTTGATGAACATATCAAGCAAATTAATACATTAGGTTTAGAAGGAATAACAGTTAAGCAGCCTGAACAACTCCAGGAAATTGATGGATTAATTTTACCGGGAGGAGAAAGCACAACAATAAGCAAACTTATTAACCATTATGGATTCGCTGATCCGATAAAAGAATTTGCAAAGAGCAAAAAGCCAATCTTTGGTACTTGTGCAGGGATGGTATTGCTTGCAAAGGAGCTTTCAGCTTCAGAGGAATCACATCTTGGATTAATGGACATTTGCGTGAAACGAAATGCTTTCGGCAGGCAGCGTGACAGCTTTGAAGCGAAGCTCGATGTCAAAGGTATAGCTGATCCATTTACAGCAGTTTTTATTCGAGCACCGTATGTGGAGAACGCAGAGGCTCATGTAGAAGTTTTAGCTACATATAACGAGCATATTGTTGCTGCAAGACAAGAGCATTTACTTGTCAGCTCCTTCCACCCGGAACTGACTGGAGATACACGCTTTCTAGAACTATTTGTCCAAATGGTAACAGAGAATCAGGTGAAGGAATTAATCATATCTTAA
- the pdxS gene encoding pyridoxal 5'-phosphate synthase lyase subunit PdxS: protein MEKLLGTETVKRGMAHMQKGGVIMDVVNAEQAKIAEASGAVAVMALERVPSDIRAAGGVARMADPRIVEEVMNAVSIPVMAKARIGHIVEARVLEAMGVDYIDESEVLTPADEEFHLLKSAYTVPFVCGCRDLGEAARRIGEGAAMLRTKGEPGTGNIVEAVRHMRQVNAQVRKVTLMNDDEIMTEAKILGAPYEILKQIKEAGKLPVVNFAAGGVATPADAALMMELGADGVFVGSGVFKSENPEKFANAIVQATTYYNDYDLIGKLSQELGSAMKGIDIATLAAEERMQER from the coding sequence ATGGAAAAATTATTAGGCACTGAAACGGTAAAAAGAGGGATGGCGCATATGCAAAAAGGCGGCGTCATTATGGATGTTGTTAACGCAGAGCAAGCGAAAATCGCAGAAGCTTCAGGTGCTGTTGCTGTTATGGCATTAGAACGAGTACCATCCGATATCCGTGCTGCTGGTGGGGTTGCACGAATGGCTGATCCACGAATTGTCGAAGAAGTAATGAATGCTGTATCGATTCCTGTTATGGCTAAAGCGCGTATCGGGCATATTGTAGAAGCTCGTGTATTAGAAGCAATGGGAGTAGATTATATTGATGAAAGTGAAGTATTAACGCCTGCTGATGAGGAATTTCACCTGCTGAAAAGCGCATATACCGTACCATTTGTTTGCGGCTGCCGTGATTTAGGAGAAGCTGCACGCAGAATTGGGGAAGGTGCTGCAATGCTTCGTACAAAAGGAGAACCAGGAACCGGAAATATTGTTGAAGCGGTTCGTCATATGCGTCAAGTAAATGCACAGGTCCGCAAAGTAACTTTAATGAATGATGATGAAATCATGACGGAAGCAAAAATTCTTGGTGCACCATATGAAATTTTAAAACAAATTAAGGAAGCAGGAAAATTGCCAGTTGTTAACTTTGCTGCCGGCGGGGTTGCTACACCAGCTGATGCTGCTCTTATGATGGAACTTGGAGCAGATGGCGTATTCGTCGGATCTGGGGTCTTCAAATCAGAAAACCCAGAAAAATTCGCCAATGCCATTGTACAAGCAACGACCTATTACAATGATTATGACTTAATCGGCAAGCTTTCTCAAGAGCTGGGAAGTGCAATGAAAGGGATCGATATTGCAACACTTGCAGCTGAAGAGAGAATGCAAGAAAGATAA
- a CDS encoding PLP-dependent aminotransferase family protein: MDMLSCHLNRSSDIPLYEQLYIFIKTEIVDGRLEYGSKLPSKRKLSEFLKVSQNTVETAYDQLVAEGYVDGIPRKGYFVLAYADLEYVQQAESSTEQGERAEETVLYNFHPSWVDTENFPFAKWRKYAKNSMDKQYHSLLLLGDSQGEYELRREIAHYLYHARGVKCSPEEIFIGAGSEFLLQQLILLFDQKTVYGVEDPGYHVISRILSNYPNEVNPLEVDEDGVDVDAVENKQMNVVYVTPSHHFPYGSVLSVNRRVKLLNWASAEENRYIIEDDYDSEFRYSGKSIPALQGMDQAGKVIYLGSFSKSLIPSLRISYMVLPKPLLRKYKNKLSFYHCSVSRIDQHILTQFMKNGDFEKHLNRMRKIYRRKLEKTLEMLKPYQEELQVIGEHSGLHIVLAVKNGMDEEELVHRARKANLKVYGLSSYSMEKRYSGDPKIILGFAGIPEEKLSKAIELLLGSWGFL; the protein is encoded by the coding sequence ATGGACATGTTATCTTGTCATTTAAATCGATCAAGCGATATTCCTTTATATGAACAGTTATATATATTTATCAAAACTGAAATTGTTGATGGACGCTTAGAATATGGGAGTAAACTGCCTTCGAAACGGAAGCTTTCCGAATTTCTGAAGGTTAGCCAAAATACAGTTGAAACCGCCTATGACCAATTAGTGGCGGAAGGATATGTGGATGGAATACCCAGGAAAGGATATTTTGTATTAGCGTACGCTGATTTAGAATATGTTCAGCAGGCAGAATCCTCAACAGAGCAAGGTGAAAGAGCTGAAGAAACCGTACTTTACAATTTTCATCCAAGCTGGGTGGACACGGAAAATTTTCCGTTTGCGAAGTGGAGAAAATATGCAAAAAACTCGATGGATAAACAGTATCATTCCTTGTTATTACTAGGCGATTCGCAAGGGGAATATGAATTGCGCAGAGAAATTGCTCACTATTTATATCATGCACGAGGTGTAAAGTGCTCCCCAGAGGAAATCTTTATTGGTGCAGGAAGCGAATTTTTATTGCAACAGCTCATTCTATTATTTGATCAAAAAACAGTGTATGGAGTTGAAGACCCTGGGTATCATGTAATCTCACGAATATTAAGCAACTATCCAAATGAAGTGAATCCACTTGAGGTTGATGAAGATGGAGTGGATGTAGATGCAGTAGAAAATAAGCAAATGAATGTTGTGTATGTAACGCCTTCACATCATTTTCCTTATGGATCTGTATTGTCCGTAAATCGTAGGGTTAAGCTGTTAAATTGGGCGTCAGCAGAGGAAAATCGCTATATTATTGAAGATGATTATGACAGTGAGTTTCGTTACAGTGGGAAATCAATCCCTGCGTTACAGGGAATGGACCAGGCGGGAAAGGTAATCTATTTAGGAAGCTTTTCCAAATCATTGATTCCTTCGCTTCGGATTAGCTATATGGTACTCCCTAAGCCATTATTAAGAAAATATAAAAATAAGTTGTCGTTTTATCATTGTTCGGTTTCCAGAATTGATCAGCATATATTAACCCAATTTATGAAAAATGGGGATTTCGAAAAGCATTTAAATCGCATGCGAAAAATATACCGGCGAAAATTGGAAAAAACATTGGAGATGTTAAAGCCTTACCAAGAGGAATTACAAGTTATTGGGGAACATTCCGGGCTTCATATCGTACTCGCAGTGAAAAATGGCATGGATGAAGAAGAGCTTGTCCATCGAGCAAGGAAAGCAAATCTGAAAGTATATGGATTATCCTCTTATTCGATGGAGAAGCGATATAGTGGTGACCCGAAAATAATTCTCGGTTTTGCAGGAATACCTGAAGAAAAGTTATCAAAAGCGATCGAATTGCTTTTAGGCAGCTGGGGATTTTTATAA